Proteins from a single region of Bacteroidota bacterium:
- a CDS encoding tetratricopeptide repeat protein — protein MKPILNSIHFSIALLITIHSFGQQNIDSLKHIIDSSSDEVQLMQTYNDYAFLFVRSNPDTAIFYAEKALALAEKLDNTIEKYSAYNGMGLSYHTKGLYKLSIDNYNKALQIEKIKDQDRAKLYHNIALSYRSESKNTDALNYELKAINIMEDKQDSLVLGVVYQSLCNIYRDLGDFKKGEEYILKSIAIYQNMKSEGMDNLKAFLANSYSGYGNLLQMSGRLNEAVEMHKKAIALHDESGDMYNQAIAYENLGDDYLILKKYDLSIASFNQAKKNGRIKFCNRCRL, from the coding sequence ATGAAGCCCATTTTAAATTCTATTCACTTTAGTATCGCTCTGCTGATAACTATACATTCTTTCGGACAGCAAAATATTGATTCTTTAAAACACATTATTGATTCTTCCTCTGATGAAGTTCAACTTATGCAGACTTATAATGATTATGCTTTTTTATTCGTCAGAAGCAATCCCGATACTGCAATTTTTTATGCAGAGAAAGCGCTAGCACTTGCGGAGAAATTAGATAATACAATCGAAAAATATTCTGCTTATAATGGAATGGGACTTTCTTATCACACTAAAGGTTTATACAAACTTTCAATAGATAATTATAATAAGGCATTACAAATTGAAAAAATTAAAGATCAGGATAGGGCTAAACTGTATCACAATATTGCGCTTTCGTATAGATCAGAAAGTAAAAATACCGATGCATTGAATTATGAATTAAAAGCCATCAATATTATGGAAGATAAACAAGATTCGCTTGTACTCGGTGTAGTGTATCAATCCTTATGTAATATTTATCGTGATCTCGGGGATTTTAAAAAAGGAGAAGAGTATATTTTAAAATCTATAGCTATATATCAAAATATGAAATCTGAAGGAATGGATAATCTGAAAGCTTTTCTGGCAAATAGTTATAGTGGTTATGGAAATTTATTGCAGATGTCAGGCAGGTTAAATGAAGCGGTGGAAATGCATAAAAAAGCAATTGCATTACATGATGAATCCGGGGATATGTACAATCAGGCAATTGCTTATGAAAATTTGGGTGATGATTATTTGATTCTTAAAAAATATGATCTCTCTATTGCCAGTTTTAATCAGGCAAAAAAGAATGGCAGAATTAAATTCTGCAACCGGTGTAGGTTATGA